ATCAAGATTGGTGCCTCCGATCGGGATCAGTACATAGAAAAGTATCAACAAACTCTGCGAAACCTGGCTAAGTGTAATAGTAGGCTGGTGTGCTATAATTTTATGCCCGTGCTGGACTGGACCCGCACCCAACTGGCGTATCCGGTAGAGGATGGCTCAACCGCTCTCCGCTACGACCCTACCGCTTTAGCAGCTTTTGAACTATTTGTGCTGAAGCGAAAGGGGGCGGAAGACCAATACAGTGAGCAACAGCAAGTAGCCGCTGAGAAGTATTTCTTAGCCATGACTGAGGCTGAAAAGGAGGAGCTACAGCAAACAGTCTTAGCTGGCTTACCTGGTACGGATGAAGTGTTTACTCCCGACGAGTTCAACAAGTTTCTGGAGCGTTACGAAAAGGTGGATACTCAACAGTTGCGTGAGAATCTTGTCTATTTTCTACAGCAAATCACTCCGGTGGCGGAAGAGGTAAGTATCAAAATGGCGATTCATCCCGATGATCCCCCATTTCCGATTCTAGGATTACCTCGCGTGGTCAGTACTGAAAATGATTTACAGTTTATCACCAGTCAGGTTCCTTCGCCCAGTAATGGGATTACTTTTTGCACCGGATCGTTAGGCGGAAGGACGGATAATGACCTGCCGGGAATGATTGAACGTTTAGGGGATAAAATACACTTTTTACACCTACGAAATGTGCAGCATAACGCTGACGGTAGTTTTCATGAAGCAAACCATCTGGAAGGAAGCACTGATATGTTTGCGGTGATGCAAGCGGTGATAAATGAACAGCAGAAGCGGGTCAATAATGGGCGGAAAGATATTGCTATTCCGGTACGTCCCGATCATGGTCATCAGTTTCAGTTTGATGCTGAGCGTAGTTTTTACCCTGGTTATTCGGGGGTAGGACGACTACGAGGTCTGGCTGAACTAAGAGGCTTAGAGCTAGGAATTCGCAGAATGATGCAAATAAGTAATATTTAGCCAACAATATGCTCAGAAAACCGTTCTATTTGTTAGCTAAAGCCCTAAAATGAATTTTTTTCACCCCTCATTTGTTGTATAGACATGATTACAATACCCGACAAACGAAAGTCTCAGATTACTAAAGAACTTCTAAAACAGTACAAAAAATCTCATCCTGGAGTTTTCTCCCTCAGCTACTTTGATCCCACTGAAATCAACGACTTTGTAGTGCAACGTGGTTCAGATGTGGTGGTAGACAAGCAAGGGATAGAAAGTTTCCTTCAAGCATTCCGATAGATACCAACAACTGCGCTATTTAGCGCAGTTTGCATTTCTAGGTAATATAGCTCTTAAGTACTTGAGATACTTCCTCTATTGAAGCTATCCTGAATGTACCATCAGCTACCTTTCACAATACCTTGAGCGCGGAGATAGTCTAGGCTTTGCTCCTGATTAGCAAATGCCTGTTCCTTGTTATCAACTGCCTGAAGCTCAATCGCCACGTAGGATACCGATTGTTCCGACAAAAGTTGCAATACTTCGGGGAGCGGTAGAGGATTTTCACCTAGCACCTCTTGAGCCTGTCCATTCTCGGCCGATTTTAGGTGAATGTAAAACAGATTGTCAACATTCTCCCGCAGATAATTCCGAACACTATCCACTGTGCCATGAACGCGAGCTACGCTGAAGGGATTGGCGGTATCAAACTGCCAACCTACCTGCTCGCTCACTTGAGCAAACATATCGGCTACCCCAAAATACGCATTATCATTTCCAAAGAAAGGTTCACCAGCATTTTCAATTACGTACTGTAATCCGGCTTCCTTAGCCAGTGCAGCAGCACTGTCAGCGTACTGCACCGCCAAGTTCAATTCTTCTGGTGTCCAGCCTTGTTTTGCGGCATCACTGGCAAACTCAGATAAGCTGGCCAGCGACCGGATTAACTTGGGGCCATCAAAGACTCCGGCATTTTGTAAGCCTTTCTCAAACGTCGGCCAGAAGTCTTCGTCTAGCAGTCCTTTCTGAATGGCGTAGCTCACTTCAATTCCTTTTTCCTGCGCGTAGGCCGCAATCTCTTGGCTTTCTTCTAATGATAACTCCGCACTCGGATCACGAAGTTCAAGCCAAGCGTAGCCCTGTTGTTCGGCGTAATCAATAAACTGCTTACTCGTCTCTAGCGAGACAGGCATAGCTGCCAGAAAATTTTGCGTGGTGAACCCTAACTTTAAATTCTCATAATCAGCAAACATCAGATTTGGATTAGATACGGCCTCAGCTTCAGTAGCTTGTTCCTGACTGCCCGAAGAACAACCAATAAGAAAGCTCACTATTAGACTGATAAAAAAAAGAAGTAGGTTATTAGGTTTGTTTAGAAAAAGTGTCATTTGTGATAATTTTTAAATCAGAATGAATTGGATTGGGAGAAACTGAAGTAGGCAATAGTGAAATTCTAGTCGAGGTAGTTCCTCTGGATGTGATCTGTTTAAAGAACGGTATGCTACAACCATAAATAGTAGGATGTGTCAGTAGCGTTGAAGCTAGTCAGAAATTAAATTTGTTCAAAATCTGCCTAACCAATTTACACTTTGTACTTTACCATTCAGATCAGCAGATTCTAAAAAACGATTAACAATAAGATTTAATCATTTGATTAAATAAAGTGATTTTTATATATTTGTATTATGTCAATACTTCGGACAGAATTTAGGAAAAGAGAAGGCACCCCATTAAGTTAGTTTTGCGAACAACTTTAGGGTACCATGAAAACCATAGAGATTCTCCAGACGATAATGGCAAAAATGCCGGACATATCCCAACCCATGCATAAGTTTTTAGTGCATCTTGTACAGGTGTTCTTATCGGCTAAGGGGCGTTATAACTTTACCAACTTGTCGCGCTGGGGCGACCTATGTGAGCGTACGTTTCGGCGTAATTACGACAAAGCTTTTGATTTCAGACACTTTAGTGAGGTGCTCATTGATCTGTTTTTTGCTAACCACTCCTGGATTGCGGTGAGTGACTGTAGCTACGTTGCTAAGAGCGGTAAAAAGACGTACGGTTTGGATAGGTACTGGAGCGGATGCTCCCAAAAAGCAATTAAAGGATTAGAGATTAGTGCGCTGGCTTTGGTATCAGTGAAAAGCGGATTGGCCTTAACCCTATCGGTACACCAAACCCCTGGTGGACTCAAAGACGAGACCAACCGCTTACTTTTCTACTTACAGCAGCTAGTCCGTTGTAGTGCCTACCTGCTCAAAAAGACGAAGTACTGGGTGGTAGACGGCTTTTACGCCAAACAAGCCGCTTGGG
This region of Tunicatimonas pelagia genomic DNA includes:
- a CDS encoding sugar phosphate isomerase/epimerase family protein: MSFLIGCSSGSQEQATEAEAVSNPNLMFADYENLKLGFTTQNFLAAMPVSLETSKQFIDYAEQQGYAWLELRDPSAELSLEESQEIAAYAQEKGIEVSYAIQKGLLDEDFWPTFEKGLQNAGVFDGPKLIRSLASLSEFASDAAKQGWTPEELNLAVQYADSAAALAKEAGLQYVIENAGEPFFGNDNAYFGVADMFAQVSEQVGWQFDTANPFSVARVHGTVDSVRNYLRENVDNLFYIHLKSAENGQAQEVLGENPLPLPEVLQLLSEQSVSYVAIELQAVDNKEQAFANQEQSLDYLRAQGIVKGS
- the uxuA gene encoding mannonate dehydratase → MSKNTSQHYLYPTWRWFGPSDGVSLSEIKQAGAKGIVTALHHIPCGEVWSVEEIRQRQQTLEAAGFNWTVVESVNIHESIKIGASDRDQYIEKYQQTLRNLAKCNSRLVCYNFMPVLDWTRTQLAYPVEDGSTALRYDPTALAAFELFVLKRKGAEDQYSEQQQVAAEKYFLAMTEAEKEELQQTVLAGLPGTDEVFTPDEFNKFLERYEKVDTQQLRENLVYFLQQITPVAEEVSIKMAIHPDDPPFPILGLPRVVSTENDLQFITSQVPSPSNGITFCTGSLGGRTDNDLPGMIERLGDKIHFLHLRNVQHNADGSFHEANHLEGSTDMFAVMQAVINEQQKRVNNGRKDIAIPVRPDHGHQFQFDAERSFYPGYSGVGRLRGLAELRGLELGIRRMMQISNI